One Papio anubis isolate 15944 chromosome 9, Panubis1.0, whole genome shotgun sequence genomic window carries:
- the RAB35 gene encoding ras-related protein Rab-35 isoform X1 yields MARDYDHLFKLLIIGDSGVGKSSLLLRFADNTFSGSYITTIGVDFKIRTVEINGEKVKLQIWDTAGQERFRTITSTYYRGTHGVIVVYDVTSAESFVNVKRWLHEINQNCDDVCRILVGNKNDDPERKVVETEDAYKFAGQMGIQLFETSAKENVNVEEMFNCITELVLRAKKDNLAKQQQQQQNDVVKLTKNSKRKKRCC; encoded by the exons GTGTGGGCAAGAGCAGTTTACTGTTGCGTTTTGCAGACAACACTTTCTCAG GCAGCTACATCACCACGATCGGAGTGGATTTCAAGATCCGGACCGTGGAGATCAATGGGGAGAAGGTGAAGCTGCAGATCTGGGACACAGCGGGGCAGGAGCGCTTCCGCACCATCACCTCCAC GTATTATCGGGGGACCCACGGGGTCATTGTGGTTTACGACGTCACCAGTGCCGAGTCATTCGTCAACGTCAAGCGGTGGCTTCACGAAATCAACCAGAACTGTGATGATGTGTGCCGAATATTAG TGGGTAATAAGAATGACGACCCTGAGCGGAAGGTGGTGGAGACAGAAGATGCCTACAAATTTGCCGGGCAGATGGGCATCCAGTTGTTTGAGACCAGCGCCAAGGAGAATGTCAACGTGGAGGAG ATGTTCAACTGCATCACGGAGCTGGTCCTCCGAGCAAAGAAAGACAACCTGgcaaaacagcagcagcagcaacagaacGATGTGGTGAAGCTCACGAAGAACAGTAAACGAAAGAAACGCTGCTGCTAA